From one Eisenibacter elegans DSM 3317 genomic stretch:
- the smc gene encoding chromosome segregation protein SMC, whose product MQLSRLEIKGFKSFGERIRIQFDDGVTGIVGPNGCGKSNVVDAIRWVLGEQKSRLLRSDKMENVIFNGTKNRKPAQVAEVALTFVNNKNILPAEYTEVTITRRYHRSGDSEYFINDVPCRLKDIRNLFLDTGIGPDSYAIIELKMVDEILTDKENSRRGLFEKAAGISKFKVRKKEALDRLEDVDKDLNRVEDLQHEIQKNLKSLERQAKQAEQFFALKDEYKQAGIAYARKALSRQRAHQEALQLQIEAEIDKRNALAQLLEEKETGLEREKQEALSTETHFYDKQKELNEHLNKLRSLENEKRLKSERLRFLEDKTRSLSSQISRDLEQQSETKRNIETLVERQQGLEKTLAESQSLLDDTRAAYQDQQAAVAELQQQTQSLTQIQAQQQQALFELNKNYEVKQTQYDTLSQEAENSQQEAQNLEERLTQYRSQYEDTAQDLQVQQQTLENLEAEEAENRQHIEALSDEIDQLRETLREKTRQLDAAQNEIGLLEALINNLEGFPDALKYLHQQPDWQRSEQGQARLLTDIIQVSPGYQKAIEARLEPYLNYYVTDTYAQAREAIALLKRSEKGKVGFFVLEALPTASNTEHQPQSIPATPAKEVVSVEEKYLNLIRRLLNQVFIVEDETALEAPLPGSFVWVSKNGSLMQSQGQLLGGSTGKTDASPLARKQRLQSLQSQLETLQEEVIQLQTSLENKRQDLQHYKSQTLEEDIREAQQSLKSVERQAITLQTQLQQAQEQLARSAQKQHQAQERLQSLAAALESLEPQRQNQADTLQATEERLRTLQEQLEFENENLQLKTNRFNEQNIQYHQQKSQAENVAQELDYKQTALENIEHRLWQQSQDQQQASRDVALLLANIDDQNLAIEGLHEQTDLYDTQVKEAEKAFYTVRGRIAETEREIKEMQRQKEMLDSLIGELRNKLHETAIGLTSIQERLSAEFQMEAEDLWKEDAQVFVEANEHLDEEQLKRKVEDLRKRIDRMGAINPMAMESYQEMKDRFDFVETQRADLMESKMALLQTIKEMEDFAKTAFLEAFEAVRINFIRVFRSLFAEEDTADLVLTDPNEPLESKIEIIAKPKGKRPLTINQLSGGEKTLTATSLLFALYLLKPAPFCIFDEVDAPLDDTNTDKFNQIIKNFSKDSQFIIVTHNKRTMAMTDVMYGITMREVGVSMVVPVDVRTASQAL is encoded by the coding sequence ATGCAACTCAGCAGGTTAGAAATCAAGGGATTTAAGAGCTTTGGCGAACGTATCCGCATCCAGTTTGACGATGGCGTAACGGGTATTGTAGGCCCCAATGGCTGCGGAAAATCTAACGTAGTCGATGCGATTCGTTGGGTCTTGGGTGAGCAAAAATCCCGTTTGCTCCGCTCCGACAAGATGGAGAACGTCATCTTCAATGGTACCAAAAACCGTAAGCCCGCCCAAGTAGCAGAGGTAGCACTTACCTTTGTCAATAACAAAAACATCCTGCCTGCTGAATATACCGAAGTTACCATCACCCGCCGCTACCACCGCAGCGGTGATAGTGAGTATTTCATCAACGATGTACCTTGCCGCCTCAAGGACATCCGCAATCTCTTTCTCGATACGGGTATCGGTCCCGATAGCTATGCCATCATTGAGCTCAAAATGGTTGATGAGATTCTGACTGATAAGGAAAACTCCCGCCGTGGCTTGTTTGAAAAAGCTGCCGGTATTTCCAAATTTAAAGTACGTAAGAAAGAAGCACTCGACCGCCTAGAGGATGTAGACAAGGACCTCAACCGTGTAGAAGACCTCCAACACGAAATTCAGAAGAACCTCAAGTCTTTGGAACGTCAGGCCAAGCAAGCTGAGCAGTTTTTTGCCCTCAAAGACGAATACAAGCAGGCCGGCATTGCCTATGCCCGCAAAGCGCTAAGCCGCCAACGCGCCCACCAAGAAGCGCTCCAGCTACAAATAGAGGCCGAAATAGACAAGCGCAACGCCCTAGCCCAGCTGCTAGAGGAGAAAGAAACCGGCCTTGAGCGCGAAAAACAAGAAGCCCTCAGCACCGAAACACACTTCTACGACAAACAAAAAGAACTCAACGAACACCTCAATAAGCTCCGAAGCCTCGAAAACGAAAAAAGGCTCAAGTCGGAAAGACTGCGCTTTTTGGAAGACAAAACCCGCTCCCTCAGCAGCCAAATCTCTAGAGATTTGGAGCAACAGTCTGAAACCAAACGCAATATCGAAACCCTCGTAGAGCGCCAACAAGGCCTCGAAAAAACCTTGGCCGAAAGCCAAAGCCTACTCGATGATACCCGCGCCGCCTACCAAGACCAACAGGCTGCCGTAGCCGAACTGCAACAACAAACGCAATCGCTCACTCAAATACAAGCCCAACAACAACAAGCCCTCTTTGAGCTCAACAAAAACTACGAAGTCAAGCAAACACAGTACGATACCCTCTCCCAAGAGGCCGAAAACAGCCAACAAGAAGCCCAAAACCTCGAAGAGCGCCTAACACAATACCGCAGCCAATACGAAGATACAGCCCAAGACCTGCAAGTACAGCAGCAAACCCTCGAAAACCTTGAAGCTGAAGAAGCCGAAAACCGACAGCACATCGAAGCTCTCTCCGACGAGATAGACCAACTCCGTGAGACCCTCCGTGAGAAAACCCGCCAGCTCGATGCCGCCCAAAACGAAATCGGCCTGCTCGAAGCGCTCATCAATAACCTCGAAGGCTTCCCTGACGCGCTCAAATACCTGCACCAACAGCCTGACTGGCAACGCAGCGAGCAGGGGCAAGCCCGTCTCCTGACAGACATCATTCAGGTGAGCCCAGGCTACCAAAAAGCCATCGAAGCAAGGCTCGAACCCTACCTCAATTACTACGTAACCGATACCTACGCCCAAGCCCGTGAGGCCATCGCCCTGCTCAAGCGCTCAGAGAAGGGCAAGGTCGGCTTTTTTGTACTCGAAGCCCTGCCCACTGCCTCCAATACCGAGCATCAGCCCCAAAGCATTCCCGCTACCCCGGCCAAAGAAGTAGTCAGTGTGGAGGAAAAATACCTAAACCTGATTCGCCGCCTGCTCAACCAAGTTTTTATTGTAGAAGACGAAACTGCTCTGGAGGCACCACTGCCGGGTAGCTTTGTGTGGGTAAGCAAAAACGGTAGCCTGATGCAAAGCCAAGGCCAACTCTTGGGCGGCTCTACAGGCAAAACCGATGCCTCTCCACTAGCACGCAAACAAAGACTGCAAAGCCTGCAAAGTCAACTGGAGACACTGCAAGAGGAGGTAATCCAATTGCAGACATCACTCGAAAACAAACGCCAAGACCTACAACACTACAAGTCCCAAACACTGGAAGAGGATATCCGAGAGGCACAACAATCCCTCAAGAGCGTAGAACGCCAAGCCATCACCCTCCAAACCCAACTCCAACAAGCCCAAGAGCAACTCGCACGCAGCGCCCAAAAGCAACACCAAGCCCAAGAACGCCTCCAAAGCTTGGCTGCCGCATTAGAAAGCCTAGAGCCACAGCGACAAAACCAAGCTGATACCCTACAAGCTACCGAAGAACGCCTGCGTACACTACAAGAACAGTTGGAGTTTGAAAACGAAAACCTACAACTAAAAACCAACCGCTTCAACGAACAAAATATTCAGTATCACCAACAAAAAAGCCAGGCCGAAAACGTAGCCCAAGAACTGGACTACAAGCAAACAGCACTCGAAAATATCGAACACCGACTCTGGCAGCAAAGCCAAGACCAACAGCAGGCCAGCCGTGATGTAGCGCTGCTGCTGGCCAATATCGACGACCAAAATCTGGCCATCGAAGGGCTTCACGAGCAAACTGACCTCTATGACACACAAGTAAAAGAAGCCGAAAAGGCATTCTATACCGTTCGAGGGCGCATTGCCGAAACAGAGCGCGAAATCAAGGAGATGCAACGCCAAAAAGAAATGCTCGACTCCCTCATCGGAGAGCTGCGCAACAAACTCCACGAAACAGCCATCGGCCTGACTTCCATCCAAGAACGCCTATCGGCTGAGTTCCAAATGGAAGCCGAAGACCTTTGGAAAGAAGACGCGCAAGTCTTTGTAGAAGCCAACGAACACCTTGACGAAGAGCAGCTCAAGCGCAAGGTCGAAGACCTGCGCAAGCGTATAGACCGGATGGGCGCTATCAACCCCATGGCGATGGAATCATACCAAGAGATGAAAGACCGCTTTGATTTTGTAGAAACCCAACGCGCTGACTTGATGGAGTCCAAGATGGCGCTGCTACAAACCATCAAAGAGATGGAAGACTTTGCCAAAACGGCCTTCCTCGAAGCTTTTGAAGCCGTTCGCATCAACTTTATCCGCGTGTTCCGCTCGCTCTTTGCCGAAGAAGATACCGCCGACTTAGTGCTGACAGACCCCAACGAGCCGCTGGAGTCCAAAATCGAAATCATCGCCAAGCCCAAGGGTAAGCGACCTCTTACCATCAACCAACTTTCGGGCGGAGAAAAAACCCTGACTGCTACCTCGCTGCTCTTTGCGCTTTACCTACTAAAGCCAGCCCCCTTCTGTATTTTTGATGAGGTGGATGCCCCCTTGGATGATACCAACACGGACAAGTTCAATCAAATCATCAAGAACTTTTCTAAAGACTCGCAGTTTATCATCGTAACCCATAACAAACGCACTATGGCTATGACCGACGTAATGTATGGCATCACTATGCGCGAAGTGGGTGTGTCGATGGTCGTGCCAGTAGACGTACGTACGGCCAGCCAAGCGCTGTAA
- a CDS encoding SCP2 sterol-binding domain-containing protein gives MSLEATTAKVNARSAQTADLGASVKFTFSEGGVVYLDGQGGVSNEDKDAACTVSISIDDFNSMLDGDLNPMNAFMGGKMQIDGDMSIAMKLQAVFS, from the coding sequence ATGAGTTTAGAAGCAACAACAGCCAAAGTAAACGCCCGCTCAGCCCAGACAGCCGACTTGGGAGCCTCTGTAAAGTTTACCTTTAGCGAAGGTGGCGTAGTATACCTCGACGGCCAAGGCGGCGTAAGCAACGAAGATAAGGACGCGGCTTGTACCGTTTCTATTTCTATCGACGACTTCAACAGCATGCTTGATGGCGACCTCAACCCAATGAACGCTTTTATGGGTGGTAAAATGCAGATTGATGGCGATATGAGCATTGCCATGAAACTCCAAGCTGTATTCAGCTAA